TGCCCGGACTGCCGCCCACCGGGCGCCGCCCATCCGGCGCCGGCCACCATCGACCTGATGTCGGCACTGGCCATCGGCGACTGGCGGGTGGCCGACGCCACCGAGAACGGGACGCGCCGGGAGTGCAGCGGGTTGGTCGCGGCGCACCTGCAGTGGCACCTGGAGCGCGCGCTACGCTCGCTGCCGCTGGTCGACCGGGGCGGCGCGCCGGCGGCATCCGACGTGAACAGGGAGAGCACCACGTGATCCGAACCGCCAGGGCCGGCCGGCGCGAGCCGGTGCCGCCGACACCGCACCCCTCGGGCGCCCGGCCGCCGGCGCTGCCACCGGCGGCGGTGCCGCAGCACGTCGCCGTGGTGATGGACGGCAACGGCCGGTGGGCCAAGGATCGCGGGCTGCCCCGCACCAAGGGCCACGAGGCGGGGGAGTTCTCCCTCTTCGACACCGTCGAGGGCGCCATCGAGCTGGGCATCCCCTACCTGTCGGCGTACGCCTTCTCCACCGAGAACTGGCGGCGCTCGCCGGACGAGATCCGGTTCCTGATGGGCTTCAACCGGGACGTCATCCGCCGTCGCCGGGATCAGCTGGTCGACCTCGGGGTACGGGTGGTCTGGTCCGGCCGGGCCGGGCGGCTGTGGAAGAGCGTCATCTCCGAGTTGCAGACCGCCGAGGAGATGTCGCGCGGCAACTCGACGCTGACCCTCCAGTTCTGCGTCAACTACGGCGGCCAGGCGGAGATCGCGGACGCCACCGCCGCCATCGCCCGGGAGGTGGCCGCCGGTCGGCTCGATCCGGCGAAGATCACCGAGAAGACGATCGGGCGGTACCTCTACCACCCCGAGGTGCCCGAGGTCGACCTGTTCCTGCGCCCCTCCGGCGAGCAGCGGACGTCGAACTTCCTGCTCTGGCAGAGCGCGTACGCCGAGCTGGTCTTCCTGGACACGCTCTGGCCCGACTTCGACCGCCGTCACCTGTGGTACGCCTGCGAGCTGTACGCCCAGCGGGACCGCCGGTTCGGTGGCGCGCTGCCCAACCCGGTGGCGCCCACCACCTGACGCATAGCATCCGGCCGAGGTGGGTATCACCGCTGGCAGCAGCCACTGACGGAGGTGAACTCACATGATCCGCAAGCGCGTTGCCCAGTGGGCGGTGATGGCCGTGGCGGTTCCGTTGGCGGCAGCCGGTGCCCGCCGGCTCAGCCATACGCTGGAGTCCCGGCGCGGCTCGTCGCGGGCCAGCCGGATGCTCAGCCGGGGAGCCGACCTGCTCCGCCCCCAGAA
This is a stretch of genomic DNA from Micromonospora sp. WMMD1082. It encodes these proteins:
- a CDS encoding isoprenyl transferase, which translates into the protein MPPTPHPSGARPPALPPAAVPQHVAVVMDGNGRWAKDRGLPRTKGHEAGEFSLFDTVEGAIELGIPYLSAYAFSTENWRRSPDEIRFLMGFNRDVIRRRRDQLVDLGVRVVWSGRAGRLWKSVISELQTAEEMSRGNSTLTLQFCVNYGGQAEIADATAAIAREVAAGRLDPAKITEKTIGRYLYHPEVPEVDLFLRPSGEQRTSNFLLWQSAYAELVFLDTLWPDFDRRHLWYACELYAQRDRRFGGALPNPVAPTT